A single genomic interval of Corylus avellana chromosome ca10, CavTom2PMs-1.0 harbors:
- the LOC132164060 gene encoding probable polyamine transporter At3g13620, which yields MYNAQPPMKASSKSPANMPEELPISTTTDSTITTAGPPKKLSLVPLIFLIYFEVAGGPYGEEPAVKAAGPLLAIIGFFVFPFIWSIPEALITAELSTSFPGNGGFVIWAERAFGPFCGSLMGTWKLLSGVINIAAFPVLCIDYMKRLIPALESGLPRYFAILGSTIGLSFLNYTGLTIVGYAAVVLAVVSLAPFILMSLIALPKIRPHRWMSLGQKGVEKDWNLYFNTLFWNLNFWDNVSTLAGEVEKPQKTFPRALFVAVIFTCVAYLIPLLAVTGALSVDQNEWESGFMAQAAELIAGKWLKIFLEIGAVLSAIGLFEAQLSSSAFQVLGMADIGCLPKFFGLRSKWFNTPWVGILLSTVISLAVSYMNFTDIISSANFLYSLGMLLEFASFVWLRRKLPTMKRPYRVPLRLPGLVIMCLIPSGFLVLIMVLATKKVYLVSGVMTAGGIGWYFLMKLCKSKKLFKFNVDGEVGVEINGQ from the exons ATGTACAACGCGCAACCGCCAATGAAAGCATCCTCAAAATCGCCGGCAAATATGCCGGAAGAACTCCCCATCTCAACAACCACTGACAGTACTATAACAACCGCCGGACCGCCGAAGAAGCTGTCTCTCGTTCCTCTCATCTTTCTGATCTACTTCGAGGTGGCCGGTGGGCCGTACGGAGAGGAGCCTGCGGTGAAAGCAGCCGGACCCCTCTTGGCCATTATTGGCTTCTTCGTCTTCCCCTTCATATGGAGTATTCCGGAGGCGCTTATCACGGCGGAGCTCTCCACCTCATTTCCCGGGAACGGTGGGTTTGTTATATGGGCGGAGCGCGCGTTTGGTCCTTTCTGTGGCTCCCTCATGGGCACGTGGAAGTTGCTCAGTGGTGTCATCAACATTGCCGCCTTCCCTGTTCTTTGCATAGACTACATGAAGCGATTAATCCCTGCTTTGGAGTCTGGACTGCCCAG GTACTTTGCAATATTGGGATCAACTATAGGCCTTTCGTTTCTTAATTATACTGGATTGACTATTGTTGGATATGCTGCTGTGGTGCTTGCTGTTGTTTCACTTGCTCCATTTATTCTGATGTCTCTGATTGCACTCCCCAAAATTCGACCGCATAGATGGATGAGTTTGGGACAAAAGGGTGTTGAGAAAGATTGGAACTTGTACTTCAACACCCTTTTCTGGAACTTGAATTTCTGGGACAATGTTAGTACTCTGGCTGGAGAAGTTGAGAAGCCCCAGAAAACTTTTCCAAGGGCTCTTTTTGTTGCAGTGATTTTCACTTGCGTGGCATACTTGATTCCACTTTTGGCTGTCACTGGGGCTCTTTCTGTTGACCAAAACGAATGGGAATCTGGGTTTATGGCTCAAGCTGCAGAATTGATTGCTGGGAAATGGTTGAAAATCTTTCTTGAGATTGGTGCTGTGTTATCAGCAATTGGGCTGTTTGAAGCCCAATTAAGCAGCAGTGCTTTTCAAGTTCTGGGAATGGCAGATATAGGATGTTTGCCTAAGTTTTTTGGTCTAAGGTCTAAGTGGTTCAACACACCTTGGGTTGGAATTTTGTTATCAACTGTGATTTCACTAGCGGTTTCATACATGAATTTCACAGACATTATATCCTCTGCCAATTTCTTGTATAGTTTGGGCATGTTGTTAGAATTTGCTTCATTTGTTTGGCTGAGAAGGAAGCTGCCAACTATGAAGCGGCCGTACCGGGTTCCGCTGCGGCTGCCGGGGCTGGTGATCATGTGCTTGATACCATCTGGGTTTTTGGTGTTGATAATGGTTCTTGCTACCAAGAAAGTCTATTTAGTGAGTGGTGTAATGACTGCTGGTGGGATTGGATGGTACTTCTTGATGAAACTTTGCAAGTCAAAGAAGTTGTTCAAGTTCAACGTTGATGGTGAAGTTGGAGTTGAAATAAATGGCCAATAG
- the LOC132164019 gene encoding F-box/kelch-repeat protein At1g15670-like: protein MWIVKFFFLERTFWILSLDDDRQLSDMAEDISPTLYGHVTIACLLEFLLSNCLYKSHTEAFQASMALQLQMGSYESAELVPGLPEEIGLDCLTRVPYTAHGNASRVCRRWNELLQSKEFYHHRKKSGHTHKVACLVQALPGANESSTERKRGNPPSYGITVFDPVGTGTWERLDPVPKYPDGLPQFCQLASCEGKLVVMGGWDPVSYNPVTDVFVYDFTTNQWRQGADMPAKRSFFATGAYEGRVCVAGGHDEYKNASRSAWVYDLRRDEWNELTQLSQERDECEGTVIGDEFWVVSGYDTESQGVFEGSADVYAFGLGGWRRVDGVWEPGQCPRSCVGVRRDGKLVSWAESDSAVRVGTCGVMLGARTLVTGSACQGAPQGLYMVEMEKDEKNGKLARISVPREFSGFVRSGCWVEI from the coding sequence ATGTGGAtcgttaagtttttttttttggagcgaACATTTTGGATCTTGAGTCTTGACGATGACAGACAGCTATCGGATATGGCAGAGGATATTTCTCCCACACTGTACGGCCACGTCACCATTGCATGTCTGTTAGAATTTCTGTTATCCAACTGTTTGTATAAAAGCCACACCGAAGCGTTCCAAGCTTCCATGGCCCTGCAATTGCAAATGGGAAGTTATGAGTCCGCTGAGTTGGTACCGGGTTTGCCTGAAGAGATCGGCCTTGATTGCTTGACTCGGGTGCCTTACACGGCTCATGGAAACGCATCCCGAGTCTGCCGGCGATGGAACGAGCTGCTACAAAGTAAGGAGTTTTATCACCATAGAAAGAAATCTGGGCATACCCACAAAGTCGCTTGCTTGGTGCAAGCTCTTCCTGGTGCAAACGAGTCTTCCACTGAGCGAAAACGAGGTAACCCACCGAGTTATGGGATCACCGTATTTGATCCAGTGGGTACAGGGACTTGGGAGCGACTCGACCCGGTTCCCAAATACCCAGATGGGCTGCCTCAGTTTTGCCAACTGGCAAGCTGTGAAGGCAAACTGGTTGTGATGGGTGGCTGGGACCCTGTGAGTTACAATCCGGTCACCGACGTTTTTGTGTACGATTTCACGACGAATCAGTGGCGACAAGGCGCGGACATGCCTGCGAAGCGCTCGTTCTTCGCGACCGGCGCTTATGAGGGCCGAGTCTGCGTAGCGGGCGGGCATGACGAGTACAAGAACGCTTCGAGATCGGCGTGGGTTTACGATTTGAGGCGCGacgagtggaatgagttgactcAACTGAGTCAGGAGCGAGATGAGTGCGAAGGAACTGTGATTGGGGACGAGTTTTGGGTCGTCAGCGGGTACGACACGGAGAGCCAAGGGGTGTTTGAAGGAAGTGCTGACGTGTACGCATTCGGGTTGGGTGGGTGGAGGCGGGTGGATGGGGTTTGGGAGCCGGGTCAGTGTCCAAGATCATGTGTTGGGGTGAGGAGAGATGGGAAATTGGTGAGTTGGGCTGAGTCGGACTCGGCGGTCCGAGTTGGGACTTGTGGGGTTATGTTGGGAGCGCGGACACTAGTGACAGGGTCGGCCTGCCAAGGTGCGCCACAAGGGTTGTATATGGTAGAAATGgagaaagatgagaaaaatggtAAATTGGCGAGGATTAGTGTGCCCCGTGAATTTTCTGGCTTTGTTCGATCTGGCTGTTGGGTGGAGATATGA
- the LOC132164063 gene encoding probable polyamine transporter At3g13620 gives METSHASPNNQPLLEQEPSPPPTTTKTPKKLALIPLVFLIYFEVAGGPYGEESAVGAAGPLFAILGFIIFPFIWSIPEALVTAELATTFPGNGGFVIWAHRAFGPFWGSLMGSWKFLSGVINLASYPVLCIDYLKLVLPIFSSGLPRYFAIFVSTLVLSFLNYTGLTIVGYTAVALGIVSLLPFIVMSLVAIPKIEPSRWISLGEVGVGKDWTLFFNTLFWNLNFWDNASTLAGEVEQPQKTFPKALLSAGLFTCLAYLIPLLAATGAIPLHQEDWVDGYFADAAEIIAGKWLKVCIEIGAILSVIGLYEAQLSSCAYQLLGMADLGVLPRLFGVRSTWFGTPWVGILLSTVITLAVSYMSFVNIISSVNFLYSLGMLLEFASFLWLRKKLPAAKRPFKVPMSLPGLLVMCLIPSGFLVYVMAVATKTVFLVSALLTLGGIAWYFFMNFCNSKRWLEFNNAGEKLEDQGLE, from the coding sequence ATGGAAACTAGCCACGCCTCCCCGAACAACCAGCCCCTTCTTGAACAAGAACCATCGCCACCTCCAACCACCaccaaaacccccaaaaaaCTAGCTCTAATCCCACTTGTTTTCCTGATCTACTTTGAGGTTGCCGGCGGCCCCTACGGCGAAGAATCTGCAGTCGGGGCCGCCGGGCCTCTCTTTGCTATCCTTGGCTTCATCATCTTCCCCTTCATATGGAGCATCCCGGAGGCCCTCGTCACCGCCGAGCTCGCCACCACCTTCCCCGGTAATGGCGGCTTCGTCATCTGGGCCCACCGGGCATTTGGCCCCTTCTGGGGCTCCTTGATGGGTTCCTGGAAGTTCCTCAGTGGGGTCATAAACTTGGCCTCATACCCAGTTCTCTGCATAGATTATCTCAAGCTGGTATTGCCTATTTTCTCGTCAGGCCTGCCTCGCTACTTTGCTATATTTGTTTCAACTTTGGTGCTGTCTTTTTTGAACTATACTGGTCTGACTATAGTAGGGTACACTGCAGTAGCTCTAGGAATTGTTTCACTTCTGCCATTTATTGTGATGTCTTTGGTCGCAATTCCTAAAATTGAGCCTAGTAGATGGATCAGTTTGGGTGAGGTGGGTGTGGGAAAAGATTGGACATTGTTTTTCAATACCCTCTTTTGGAACTTGAATTTTTGGGACAATGCTAGTACTTTAGCTGGTGAAGTGGAACAACCCCAGAAAACCTTCCCAAAGGCATTGCTTTCTGCTGGGTTGTTCACTTGTTTGGCTTACTTGATTCCTCTCCTGGCTGCAACTGGGGCCATACCTCTGCATCAAGAAGATTGGGTTGATGGGTATTTTGCAGATGCTGCAGAAATAATTGCTGGGAAATGGTTGAAAGTATGTATTGAAATTGGTGCAATTTTATCAGTTATTGGACTGTATGAAGCCCAATTGAGCAGTTGTGCATACCAACTTCTTGGAATGGCAGATTTAGGAGTTTTGCCCCGACTTTTCGGGGTAAGGTCTACATGGTTTGGCACACCTTGGGTGGGAATTTTGCTTTCAACAGTGATAACGCTTGCAGTTTCTTACATGAGTTTTGTAAACATTATATCTTCAGTTAATTTCTTGTACAGTTTGGGGATGCTATTGGAATTTGCATCTTTCCTTTGGTTGAGGAAGAAGTTGCCGGCAGCGAAGAGGCCCTTCAAAGTTCCAATGAGTTTGCCAGGGCTGCTGGTTATGTGCTTGATTCCATCTGGGTTTTTGGTCTATGTAATGGCAGTGGCTACTAAAACTGTCTTTTTGGTAAGTGCTCTTCTGACACTGGGTGGGATTGCTTGGTACTTTTTCATGAATTTTTGCAATTCCAAGAGGTGGCTTGAGTTCAATAATGCTGGAGAAAAATTAGAAGATCAGGGTTTGGAGTAG